In Papaver somniferum cultivar HN1 chromosome 1, ASM357369v1, whole genome shotgun sequence, a genomic segment contains:
- the LOC113327887 gene encoding uncharacterized protein LOC113327887: MISGFCLFAALTVIGLETKGAVVIAGFFFVLRLFAYKLTYSFLSITGCNLEMKKKREIHLCFWEVESGLMLAVIICVFVTKWQSFKVKRNLSLVSCNRDVYPEMLKESVCCSVGCQGFLSDSRIWIPV; encoded by the exons ATGATTTCGGGGTTTTGTTTATTTGCAGCTTTAACCGTTATTGGTTTAGAGACTAAAGGAGCTGTAGTAATTGCTGGTTTCTTCTTTGTTCTGCGGTTGTTTGCTTACAAATTGACCTACTCATTTTTGTCAATTACTGGATGTAATTTGGAAATGAAAAAG AAGCGAGAGATTCATCTGTGCTTTTGGGAAGTTGAATCAGGATTAATGCTTGCTGTTATAATTTGTGTTTTTGTTACCAAATGGCAGTCTTTCAAG GTTAAAAGGAATCTGTCTCTTGTCTCTTGCAATAGGGATGTTTATCCAGAAAT GTTAAAGGAATCTGTCTGTTGTAGTGTTGGCTGCCAAGGGTTTCTTTCAGACTCCAGAATCTGGATTCCTGTATGA